ACAGCCTTGCGATTACGATGTCTTGTGGAAAATAGCAGATAAACACAGATTGGCGCTTGTTGCCGATGCCTGTCATTCCCTTGGTGGACGCTACAAAGACAGACCAGTTGGTTCGCTTGCCCTCCTCAATGCCTTCAGTTTCCATCCCGTAAAACACATTACTACTGGTGAAGGAGGTATGATCACAACAGACGATTCAAACCTTGCCGAACGGATGCGAATTTTTCGTAATCACGGCATCACCACAGATCATCAACAACGGGAAAAACAAGGCTCTTGGTTTTATGAAATGGTTGACCTCGGATATAATTACCGCATCACTGATTTCCAGTGTGCATTGGGAATAAGCCAGCTAAAGAAATTACCCTTATGGCTTGAGCGACGTCGAACAATTGCCCATTATTATGATGAAATTTTTCACAACCTCACCTTCATAAAACCTTTATCTGTTAAAAATGATGTTTCTCATGCTTACCACCTATATGTGATTCGACTTGACCTAAATAGTGCGCACATGGATCGAGGCATGGTTTTTCATTCTTTGCGGGAATCAGGTATTGGCGTAAATGTCCACTATATCCCGGTTCATTTACACCCATTTTATAAAGAAAATTTTGGCACCAAATTAGGTCTATGTCCTGTAGCAGAAAATGTATATGAACAAATATTATCATTGCCCATGTATTCCGATATGCATGATGAACAAATTAAAAATATTATCAATACCATTAAAAAAATAGCAGATATGAAAAATTTAGGACAGTGAGGTTATATATGGAAATTAAAAAGTGTCTTGAAATGCAAGAGCGGGCCAGGCAAAGAATCCCTGGCATGACACAGCTTTTGTCAAAACGTCCAGACATGTTTGCACTGGGAGTTTGGCCCGGGTATTTCAGTAAAGCTAAGGGAGTGGAGGTGTGGGATTTAGACGGGAATAATTACATCGACATGAGTATTTCCGGTATTGGAGCCAATGTGCTGGGATATGCCGATC
The DNA window shown above is from Pseudomonadota bacterium and carries:
- the pseC gene encoding UDP-4-amino-4,6-dideoxy-N-acetyl-beta-L-altrosamine transaminase encodes the protein MIPYGRQSIDNDDIAAVNEVLRSDWLTTGPKVTEFEENFARYTGAKFAVAVSSGTAALHAAMYALGIGRGDEVIVPPMTFAATANCIVYQGGTPVFADVNADTLLIDPEQVEKKITSKTKAIIAVDYAGQPCDYDVLWKIADKHRLALVADACHSLGGRYKDRPVGSLALLNAFSFHPVKHITTGEGGMITTDDSNLAERMRIFRNHGITTDHQQREKQGSWFYEMVDLGYNYRITDFQCALGISQLKKLPLWLERRRTIAHYYDEIFHNLTFIKPLSVKNDVSHAYHLYVIRLDLNSAHMDRGMVFHSLRESGIGVNVHYIPVHLHPFYKENFGTKLGLCPVAENVYEQILSLPMYSDMHDEQIKNIINTIKKIADMKNLGQ